The Comamonas testosteroni genome contains the following window.
CTCCTGGCCCAGCTGTAGATCACCAACTCGCCACGCTCCACACGGTTCGCCCCTCCTCCAACCGTGTAGTCCAGTTTTAAAGACTCCATCTCAAAGTCTTTGAAGCAGTCTCGAATGGCTGGATGGTCGTTGATGCTGATGACGGCCTTGCCTTTGATTTCCTTGAGCTTTGTGGCCATCAGCTCGTACTGCTCCCACTCAAATGGCACGCCATAGCCCTCGGTCTCCCAATAGGGAGGATCAAGGTAGAAAAGCGTGTGCGCCCTGTCATATCGGTCAATGCATTGCGCCCAATCAAGCTGCTCTATGTATGTTCCTCCTGCCATTCGCAGGTGGGCTGCCGAAAGGTTCTCCTCGATCCGCAGCAGATTAATGGCTGGGGCCGTGGTCGCCGTGCCAAAGGTCTGGCCTGCCACTTTCCCGCCAAAGCTCTGCTGCTGCAGGTAAAAGAACCGGGCAGCGCGCTGAATGTCCGTCAAGGCTTCGGGCCTAGTCTCCTGCAGCCATTTAAAGACCTGCCTACTGGTCAAGGCCCACTTGAACTGCCTCACAAACTCTTCCAGGTGGTGCGTCACCACCCGGTAGAGGTTGACTAGGTCACCGTTGACGTCATTCAGGACTTCGACATCGGCTGGGTGGCGGGCAAAGTAGACCGCCGCCCCACCCGCAAAGACCTCCACGTAGCAGCTATGGGCTGGAAAGCGTTTCAGGAGCAGATCGACCAGGCGGCGTTTGCCTCCGATCCAGGGCACGATTGGGTTTGTCATTGGTTTCAGCTGTTGGCCCTGCTGGGGGCTCTGGTTCGGTGCTCACGGCACTCAGCTGATTGAAGACCCCACACCTGGGGCACTTGATGCTCAGGCGCACATACACGCCCTCGCCTAACTTCTTGCGGCAGTTGCCGCAGCGGATATCGTCCATTTGCAAGCCTTTAAACCTTTAAAACTCTGGTAGGCTCAGCGCGCTCTGTACAGGGTGAGCGGGCCTTGCCAGCTTGCAGGCTGGTTCTGCGGTTGGGGCTTGGTTGGGTGTTCGTAGCACCTAACCAAGTCGCCCGTTCTTTTTTGGTGGCTACACCTCCCCTTCTGTATAGGTCAAGTTCGGAGCCTCGCCTTCGATCGCTCCATCACGCACAAACACGCGCTGGCCAGCTTGGGCCGGGCCTCGCGCCTGCAGCCGTCCTCCACCTGGCAGATTGATCGTCGCCAATCCGTTCACTACAAAAGCCACCGTGCCTACCAGCAAAGGCTTGGGAGACTGCAGCGCCATGAACTGCTTGTAGAGGTTAGGCATGGGTCTCGACCTCCAGCGTCTGACGCAGCCTGGGGGCTGCCCAACTGATCGATGTCGACCGAACAATGCCCACCACGGTCTCAGGGCCTACGTAGCGAACAAATTGCCCCGGCAAGATCACGCCAGTCTCAGGCAACACCTGCATGGATAGAGAAACCCGCGCCT
Protein-coding sequences here:
- a CDS encoding DNA adenine methylase, coding for MTNPIVPWIGGKRRLVDLLLKRFPAHSCYVEVFAGGAAVYFARHPADVEVLNDVNGDLVNLYRVVTHHLEEFVRQFKWALTSRQVFKWLQETRPEALTDIQRAARFFYLQQQSFGGKVAGQTFGTATTAPAINLLRIEENLSAAHLRMAGGTYIEQLDWAQCIDRYDRAHTLFYLDPPYWETEGYGVPFEWEQYELMATKLKEIKGKAVISINDHPAIRDCFKDFEMESLKLDYTVGGGANRVERGELVIYSWARSEEPAGLF
- a CDS encoding Com family DNA-binding transcriptional regulator, producing MDDIRCGNCRKKLGEGVYVRLSIKCPRCGVFNQLSAVSTEPEPPAGPTAETNDKPNRALDRRQTPPGRSAPETLSSP